In Paenibacillus sonchi, a single genomic region encodes these proteins:
- a CDS encoding amino acid ABC transporter permease, with protein sequence MSRLSFDFGYIIQTLPVLMVGLKMTVFISVLAILFSLLIGLSGAAARTLKVPVVSRIVAVYVDIIRNTPLLVHVFFVYFGLPIIGIKLDAVTVGIVTLSLWGGAFAVENFRGGTDAVSKSLIESGESLGLSRWQVVRHIIVPLGFRISFPAFSNTAVSVIKNSAYMTGIGVVELTFVAVDRMAYDFKTYEMLLAIAVIYLALIWGASYLFSRIERRLDFNKKTVKGGKGRGGFVEKLALSFRRGN encoded by the coding sequence GTGAGTAGGTTGAGCTTTGACTTCGGCTATATCATTCAAACGCTGCCCGTGCTTATGGTAGGCCTTAAAATGACGGTGTTTATCAGCGTGCTGGCTATCCTGTTCTCACTCCTGATTGGCCTCAGCGGGGCTGCAGCCAGAACACTCAAGGTGCCGGTAGTATCCCGGATTGTAGCTGTTTATGTAGATATTATCCGGAACACCCCTCTTCTGGTACATGTATTCTTTGTTTATTTTGGCCTCCCCATAATAGGAATTAAGCTGGATGCAGTGACTGTGGGCATTGTGACCCTTTCTCTGTGGGGCGGAGCCTTTGCGGTCGAGAACTTTCGTGGAGGCACAGACGCCGTATCGAAATCCTTGATTGAATCCGGTGAGTCCCTCGGGCTCAGCAGATGGCAGGTGGTGCGGCATATCATCGTCCCTCTGGGGTTCCGGATCAGCTTTCCGGCCTTCTCCAATACAGCGGTTTCCGTGATCAAGAACTCGGCTTATATGACAGGGATTGGTGTCGTCGAGCTGACCTTTGTGGCGGTGGACCGCATGGCCTATGATTTCAAAACCTATGAAATGCTGCTTGCGATTGCAGTCATTTATTTAGCGCTGATCTGGGGAGCCTCCTATCTGTTCAGCAGGATCGAAAGAAGACTGGATTTCAACAAAAAGACGGTGAAGGGAGGAAAGGGCCGTGGAGGTTTTGTTGAAAAACTCGCACTTTCTTTTAGAAGGGGTAATTAA
- a CDS encoding amino acid ABC transporter ATP-binding protein has protein sequence METNKPKLTIRNLHKRFGELQILRGVNFEVYSQEVIVIIGPSGSGKSTLLRCINGLEGINDGQIFIDEAAIEYTPASLQKVRQRIGMVFQSYNLFPHLTVMENLLLAPLKVQNKTKAEVLPRAEELLKQVGMSDKADSYPSQLSGGQQQRVAIARSLVMNPEVILFDEVTSALDPERVRDVLDVMKALAHTGTTMIIVTHEMGFGRDVGDRIIFMDQGVIVEQGPPEQIFGNPQEERTRQFLRNVM, from the coding sequence ATGGAGACGAACAAACCCAAATTGACGATCCGCAATCTGCACAAACGGTTCGGGGAGCTTCAGATTCTCCGGGGGGTCAATTTTGAAGTATATTCCCAGGAGGTCATAGTTATTATAGGTCCCAGCGGATCAGGAAAAAGCACGCTGCTCCGCTGCATCAACGGCTTGGAAGGAATTAACGACGGGCAGATCTTTATCGATGAGGCTGCGATCGAGTATACCCCTGCTTCCCTTCAAAAGGTCCGCCAACGGATCGGGATGGTCTTTCAGAGCTACAATCTCTTTCCTCATCTTACCGTCATGGAGAATTTGCTGCTCGCTCCATTAAAGGTGCAGAATAAAACCAAAGCGGAAGTGCTGCCCCGCGCCGAGGAACTGCTGAAGCAGGTAGGCATGTCTGATAAAGCGGACAGCTACCCTTCGCAATTATCGGGAGGACAGCAGCAGCGCGTAGCCATTGCCCGCTCCCTGGTGATGAATCCGGAAGTCATCCTCTTTGACGAGGTTACTTCGGCACTGGACCCTGAGAGGGTCCGGGATGTGCTGGATGTAATGAAGGCGTTGGCGCATACCGGAACTACAATGATCATCGTTACACATGAGATGGGCTTTGGCCGCGATGTGGGTGACCGGATTATCTTCATGGATCAGGGTGTAATCGTGGAACAGGGTCCGCCTGAGCAAATATTCGGCAATCCCCAGGAAGAGCGGACCCGGCAATTTCTGCGCAATGTGATGTAA
- a CDS encoding transporter substrate-binding domain-containing protein: MKKAVGNKAAITLLMVLVCILALAGCGNNAASNTGSATNAAPGASSEPTASSTAPATSDSLALPEAVKERGKLVVGVKVDYPPLGYLDENGNNAGYEIGVVRKMAEYAFGDPNAVEFIPVNATNRIPYLTSKKIDFIAATLGVTEERKKQLDFTTTFFDGGAVTVVPQNSGITSIPDLAGKKVIVIKGSTGSTYLEENVPTAEQMKIESNADAFRALKDGRADAMFHDAVLMSEFIKTSPEYKIVGEQVAFAPMAMGARKNEPEMLNFLNGSLEKMRQEDYFKVLIEEYLPKAGDLDPMEMIPRP; encoded by the coding sequence ATGAAAAAAGCGGTAGGCAACAAGGCAGCAATCACATTGTTAATGGTTCTGGTATGTATACTTGCTCTGGCAGGCTGCGGCAATAATGCAGCGTCCAACACGGGGAGTGCGACCAATGCAGCCCCGGGAGCTTCCTCTGAACCTACGGCTTCTTCCACGGCTCCTGCCACATCAGATTCCCTTGCTCTCCCTGAGGCTGTAAAGGAAAGAGGAAAGCTGGTTGTGGGTGTTAAAGTAGACTATCCGCCGCTTGGATACCTTGATGAGAATGGGAATAATGCCGGTTATGAAATTGGCGTTGTGCGTAAAATGGCTGAATATGCCTTCGGTGATCCTAATGCCGTAGAGTTTATCCCGGTCAATGCCACTAACCGCATTCCGTATCTTACCTCCAAGAAAATAGACTTTATTGCAGCTACACTGGGAGTAACTGAAGAGCGGAAAAAGCAGCTTGATTTCACGACCACATTCTTTGACGGCGGCGCCGTTACAGTTGTTCCCCAGAACAGCGGGATTACCTCTATCCCTGATCTCGCCGGAAAGAAGGTCATAGTAATCAAAGGGTCCACAGGCTCCACCTACCTTGAAGAAAATGTGCCGACTGCGGAGCAGATGAAGATTGAGAGCAACGCGGATGCCTTCCGGGCGCTGAAGGATGGACGGGCCGATGCCATGTTCCATGACGCCGTGCTGATGTCTGAGTTCATTAAGACTTCACCGGAATATAAAATCGTGGGTGAACAGGTGGCCTTTGCCCCCATGGCGATGGGTGCACGCAAGAATGAACCGGAAATGCTGAATTTCCTTAATGGCTCCCTCGAAAAGATGAGACAGGAGGATTACTTCAAGGTATTGATTGAAGAGTATTTGCCAAAAGCAGGCGATCTTGATCCAATGGAAATGATCCCGCGTCCATAA
- a CDS encoding secondary thiamine-phosphate synthase enzyme YjbQ encodes MVNTKCIVLQTRSEFQMIKITEEIRQFVAGSGIKNGLAAVITAHTTTGIMVNEGLECVETDIEETLERLIPKDAPYAHAHFLPSYGATGSNSPSHLKSMLSGNSCLFVVQDGIMVTGDAQDVYFVEFDGPKSRKVYIQVMGE; translated from the coding sequence ATGGTGAATACCAAATGTATTGTGCTTCAGACCAGATCAGAATTCCAGATGATTAAAATTACAGAGGAAATCAGGCAATTTGTCGCTGGCTCGGGTATCAAAAATGGCTTGGCCGCTGTGATTACAGCGCATACGACAACCGGCATTATGGTCAATGAAGGCCTTGAATGTGTGGAAACAGACATTGAGGAGACCCTGGAAAGGCTGATTCCCAAGGATGCGCCCTATGCCCATGCCCACTTTCTTCCCAGCTATGGGGCAACCGGCAGCAACTCCCCTTCCCATCTAAAATCTATGCTGTCCGGCAATAGCTGCCTGTTCGTCGTCCAGGATGGAATCATGGTTACCGGGGATGCACAAGATGTATATTTTGTGGAGTTCGATGGCCCCAAGAGCAGAAAAGTCTACATTCAGGTTATGGGCGAGTAA
- a CDS encoding amidohydrolase family protein, with translation MIIDVHTHPIFYKDICEDPEQLKFRKEQFGIYKQSPYSIESVKIEMDYMNVDKSVLLPEDLTTQSGGCIVTNEEIAKLVSLEPDRFIGFASVDPYRKDAADVLDYAFKELGLKGLKLHPSKQRFYPYDKLLKPIYEKCLEYDKPIMFHAGMTWQPDAPAKYSHPLHFEEVAMAYPGLRMCLAHFGWPWIHETVMLLLKYPNVYTDTSLLHMDNAKDFYEQVFTRNMGPLWIERNLKYQVMFGTNSPRFRAKRLLPALKGLSFRPSTLENILSGNAMRFIGGSEQRW, from the coding sequence ATGATTATTGATGTGCATACCCATCCTATTTTTTACAAAGATATTTGTGAAGACCCTGAGCAGTTGAAGTTCCGCAAGGAGCAGTTCGGCATTTACAAGCAGTCTCCCTATTCCATTGAATCGGTCAAGATTGAGATGGACTATATGAATGTTGATAAATCGGTACTGCTGCCCGAGGATCTGACCACACAAAGCGGCGGCTGTATCGTGACTAACGAAGAGATCGCCAAGCTTGTGAGTCTGGAGCCCGACCGGTTCATCGGCTTCGCGAGTGTTGATCCCTACCGCAAGGATGCTGCGGATGTACTCGACTATGCTTTTAAAGAGCTGGGGCTGAAAGGACTCAAGCTTCATCCATCGAAGCAGAGATTCTATCCTTACGACAAGCTGCTGAAGCCCATCTATGAGAAATGTCTGGAGTACGATAAACCCATTATGTTCCATGCCGGAATGACCTGGCAGCCTGATGCTCCAGCCAAGTACTCCCACCCGCTTCATTTTGAGGAGGTTGCCATGGCTTACCCCGGGCTGCGGATGTGTCTGGCACACTTCGGGTGGCCGTGGATTCATGAGACGGTAATGCTGCTGCTGAAATACCCCAATGTCTATACAGATACTTCACTGCTGCACATGGATAACGCAAAGGATTTCTACGAGCAGGTATTTACACGGAATATGGGTCCGCTATGGATTGAACGAAACCTGAAGTATCAGGTAATGTTCGGTACCAACAGTCCAAGGTTCAGGGCCAAACGCCTGCTGCCTGCCCTGAAGGGCCTGAGCTTCCGCCCATCCACACTGGAGAATATTCTGAGCGGCAACGCAATGCGATTTATCGGAGGGAGTGAGCAGAGATGGTGA
- a CDS encoding PfkB family carbohydrate kinase: MGAGSGTPGCGSHSGEKGSIAYDGQSFFREGILKVPVVNTVGAGDSFCAGFMYGVIQGRSIPDSLRIGAETAAAVVAKFEPY; encoded by the coding sequence ATGGGCGCAGGCTCTGGGACCCCGGGTTGTGGTAGTCACTCTGGGGAGAAAGGGAGCATTGCGTATGACGGGCAGTCCTTTTTCCGGGAGGGCATCCTTAAGGTTCCTGTAGTGAACACGGTGGGGGCGGGGGATTCCTTCTGTGCAGGCTTTATGTACGGGGTTATCCAGGGCAGGTCCATCCCGGATTCATTGCGTATAGGAGCTGAAACAGCTGCTGCCGTGGTTGCCAAATTCGAGCCTTATTGA
- a CDS encoding PfkB family carbohydrate kinase — protein sequence MRVAGVGFNCMDIYDNLQRYYPTGNSVDFIIHMSRFGIQSSMISAVGTDKHGELMIEVLRRENVDVSHLHVEEGDTAIFKMDLNGNDRVHKEKLAGVMENFALTDDDIAFVLEHGMIHTNLSGNIIEWLPRFRASGVLVVFDFTTKVNSIPEPILPDVDYAFFSYDQDDTRILEYMKWAQALGPRVVVVTLGRKGALRMTGSPFSGRASLRFL from the coding sequence ATGCGGGTTGCGGGTGTTGGCTTCAATTGTATGGACATTTACGACAATTTGCAGAGGTATTATCCGACCGGAAACAGCGTGGACTTCATAATTCACATGAGCCGGTTCGGGATTCAGAGTTCCATGATAAGTGCCGTGGGTACGGACAAGCATGGGGAACTGATGATAGAGGTCCTGCGCAGAGAGAATGTGGATGTCTCCCATCTTCATGTGGAGGAAGGAGATACTGCGATTTTCAAAATGGACCTCAATGGAAATGACAGAGTGCACAAGGAAAAGCTTGCGGGGGTTATGGAGAATTTTGCGCTTACGGATGATGATATCGCCTTTGTGCTTGAACATGGGATGATTCACACCAATTTGTCCGGAAATATTATTGAGTGGCTCCCCCGGTTCCGCGCCAGCGGCGTCCTTGTAGTATTCGACTTTACTACCAAAGTCAACTCTATTCCAGAACCCATTCTGCCGGATGTGGATTATGCCTTCTTCTCCTACGATCAGGACGATACCCGGATTCTGGAATATATGAAATGGGCGCAGGCTCTGGGACCCCGGGTTGTGGTAGTCACTCTGGGGAGAAAGGGAGCATTGCGTATGACGGGCAGTCCTTTTTCCGGGAGGGCATCCTTAAGGTTCCTGTAG
- a CDS encoding GntR family transcriptional regulator, producing MKLNNLSQKPLYFQLKQILKEDVERGVYKAGQQLPPEAELCEMYGVSRITARRAITDLVEEGILHRQQGKGTYVKEAKVMRELISVGGFSELTTASGKTPSSQILFNKVIQADEKLAKTFNIAPHDPILNVHRLLFIDNEPFIIETSYYPLNLLPDLEKHIGESASTYSILKKRYNVELCRSQKTLEVVAASEYDADLFRCDRGTPLFAIEKASFDKTDRLIHLSNSLYMTNKVIFTIDTKKSGTF from the coding sequence ATGAAGTTGAATAATTTGAGTCAAAAACCGCTGTACTTTCAGCTTAAACAGATATTGAAAGAAGACGTAGAACGTGGAGTATATAAGGCAGGCCAGCAGCTGCCGCCGGAAGCGGAATTATGCGAGATGTACGGTGTAAGCCGGATTACCGCCAGAAGAGCGATTACGGACCTGGTAGAAGAAGGGATTCTGCATCGGCAGCAGGGAAAAGGAACATACGTTAAAGAGGCAAAGGTTATGCGTGAGCTGATATCGGTGGGAGGGTTCTCTGAGCTTACCACAGCATCGGGGAAAACACCAAGCTCGCAGATTTTATTCAACAAGGTTATTCAGGCAGACGAGAAGCTGGCCAAAACCTTCAATATTGCACCCCATGATCCCATACTTAATGTCCACCGGCTGCTCTTCATTGATAATGAGCCTTTTATTATCGAGACCTCCTATTACCCCCTTAATCTGCTCCCGGATCTGGAGAAGCATATTGGAGAGAGTGCATCTACCTACAGTATTCTTAAGAAGCGATACAACGTGGAATTGTGCCGGTCCCAAAAAACACTTGAGGTCGTAGCTGCTTCAGAGTACGATGCGGACCTGTTCCGGTGTGACCGGGGAACCCCGCTGTTTGCCATTGAAAAAGCAAGCTTTGATAAGACGGATCGGCTGATTCATTTATCGAATTCCTTATACATGACCAACAAAGTGATTTTTACGATAGATACCAAAAAAAGCGGAACTTTCTAA
- a CDS encoding MFS transporter, translated as MFKFRSHKEQSTDQTIDKHALIFGLISVFLCGIGFSIITPVVPFLVQPYISNPGEQAIVVTLLTSVYAVCVFFAAPVLGALSDKYGRRPLLLICLLGSAAGYFVFGVGGALWVLFAGRIIEGVTGGSISTIFAYFADIIPAEQRTKYFGWVSAVVGAGTVIGPTLGGLLARFGYAVPMYFGAIITLLNVVYGFFFMPESLDKNHRLKEIALVRLNPFTQLANILSIKSLQRLLVSAFLLWIPGGSLQAVFSQFTMDTFNWKPALIGLMFSIMGFQDILSQGLIMPKLLKKLSDQQIAMLGMVSEMIGYSLIALSALFSFYPLLIAGMFIFGFGDSVFGPSFNGMLSKSADSSEQGRIQGGSQSIQALARMLGPILGGQIYVSLGHAAPAVMGMILIGAALPVLYKRTLP; from the coding sequence ATGTTCAAATTTAGATCACACAAGGAACAGAGCACGGATCAAACCATAGATAAACATGCTTTAATATTCGGTCTTATCTCTGTGTTTCTTTGCGGTATAGGCTTCAGTATTATTACACCTGTCGTGCCATTCTTAGTGCAGCCTTATATAAGCAATCCGGGAGAACAAGCTATAGTGGTTACGCTGCTGACCTCTGTTTATGCAGTCTGCGTGTTTTTTGCGGCTCCTGTGCTTGGTGCTTTGAGCGACAAATATGGCCGTCGTCCATTGCTCCTGATATGCCTTTTGGGTTCTGCAGCCGGGTACTTCGTTTTTGGCGTAGGCGGAGCCCTGTGGGTACTATTTGCCGGGCGTATAATAGAAGGTGTTACAGGCGGGAGCATAAGCACGATCTTCGCATATTTTGCAGACATCATTCCTGCAGAACAGAGAACCAAGTACTTTGGCTGGGTGAGTGCGGTTGTAGGTGCAGGTACGGTCATTGGCCCGACTCTAGGCGGATTACTTGCCAGGTTTGGTTATGCTGTACCTATGTATTTTGGAGCAATAATCACTTTATTGAATGTTGTTTATGGATTCTTTTTTATGCCTGAGAGCCTTGACAAGAATCATAGACTGAAAGAGATTGCCTTGGTAAGACTGAATCCATTCACACAGCTTGCAAACATACTTTCCATAAAAAGCTTACAAAGGCTGCTTGTCTCTGCGTTCTTACTGTGGATACCGGGCGGATCTTTACAGGCGGTTTTTTCACAATTTACAATGGATACTTTCAACTGGAAGCCTGCACTAATCGGGCTTATGTTTTCAATCATGGGCTTCCAGGACATCCTTTCACAAGGGCTCATAATGCCAAAGCTTTTGAAAAAACTTAGTGATCAACAGATAGCGATGCTTGGGATGGTTTCGGAGATGATTGGCTACAGTCTTATTGCGCTGTCCGCGTTGTTCTCCTTCTACCCCCTTCTTATCGCTGGAATGTTTATATTTGGTTTTGGGGATTCGGTCTTTGGGCCATCATTCAACGGGATGCTCTCCAAGTCTGCCGATTCCAGTGAACAAGGAAGGATTCAAGGAGGCAGCCAGTCTATTCAGGCTTTGGCAAGAATGCTCGGGCCTATTCTTGGAGGCCAAATCTATGTGTCACTTGGCCATGCCGCACCCGCTGTTATGGGGATGATCCTTATAGGAGCGGCTCTACCCGTTTTATACAAGAGAACGCTGCCCTGA
- a CDS encoding MarR family transcriptional regulator, which yields MNKEEQVKMEFRDLFNKMAWLNKTKMEVSLKGYKPSEIHCIESIGRNVDSNVTKLAESLYMTRGAISKITKKLVEKGLIESYQKPDNKKEIYFRLTGQGEVINKIHEDLHKEFQERDKAVFEHVTEEQFDSMLSFMEKYSRHLDAEIKKQGIGIKSE from the coding sequence ATGAACAAAGAAGAACAGGTCAAAATGGAATTCAGGGACTTATTTAACAAGATGGCTTGGCTGAATAAGACGAAGATGGAAGTCAGTCTTAAGGGGTATAAGCCTTCTGAAATACATTGCATCGAATCCATTGGAAGAAATGTAGACTCGAACGTGACAAAACTTGCCGAGTCTTTGTATATGACTAGAGGTGCCATCAGTAAAATCACTAAGAAGCTCGTAGAAAAAGGCTTGATCGAAAGCTACCAGAAGCCGGATAACAAAAAAGAAATCTATTTTAGGCTTACTGGGCAAGGGGAAGTTATTAACAAAATCCATGAGGACCTGCACAAAGAGTTTCAAGAGCGGGATAAAGCCGTATTTGAGCATGTAACCGAGGAGCAATTTGACAGTATGCTTAGCTTCATGGAAAAGTATAGCAGGCATTTGGATGCAGAAATAAAGAAACAGGGTATCGGTATTAAGTCGGAATAA